The Kryptolebias marmoratus isolate JLee-2015 linkage group LG9, ASM164957v2, whole genome shotgun sequence nucleotide sequence AGTTATCTGAACTCCAGGATGGGGAGAAGGACCAGCATTTATAGGCTGAAGGTTCCTAACCCCACCCCTTCCACCATATTTTTCCTTACAGTTTAGCAGATCCTGCCAGCTTCTGATAGAGTCAGAGGGTCCATGTGTTACTGTCACCACAACATATGGTTATAGTCTGCAGTTTTCCTGGAGGCCCATGATAATTGGGACCCACTATATGCAGGTTCCCCACAGTGGAGGATTTCACAGGTCCCAGTGAGTACCTCTGAGTTGTCTGTTCGCAGAGTTGGACAAGTCATTACGGCTGACTTTTATCCAGATGCCCATCCAGCAGGAgcatttgcattttctgcagttttggTTTAAGGGCAGAGCATTTTGGGTTCTGAGTTCCTCTGACATTTACGATACCCGGACACTGTTCTTGTTCCCACGAAGCTCAGGAGCACAAACTTCAGAATGAACTCCACGAGTTGCTGGTCGGCACCAGATAACTATATTTCTACAGAGAGGCAGTGAGCCTCATGTGATCTTCAAGATGGATAACAGAGTGACAgtagaaacaaaaactattgtaaaataacttattttaggtaaacatgcacattttgttccttttttttcatcttgataaatgtttgttttctcaagataaCAGGTTaatgtgcttttcttttcttaccaAGAAAAAGCTAACTCTCTCCTAGTAATTAGAAACTTACTTCCAAACTACAGTTAGACAAAAAGGGTACTCCATCAGAAATCAGGACAGTCCTGCAGGCGCCTGGTTCAAGCTGCGAACGTCACATCGAGGAGAGCCCATTACTGATCAACACATAACCCTTACAGCCCATCTCAAAGTGTCATGATGGAAAGGTTTTGCACCATAATCATGTTCTTTAAAGGGGTAaaaagttggttttttttggatcatatctttaaaatgaaattagctTATGTTGAAATAATGGAAGCAGCTGTTTGTGGCCATATGTGGACTGCAGGTGGTACGCAGTGTTTCTCCTCCCACATGTAGTCAGCAGAACATTATCTGACTGCTGAACATTTCCAAACTCCCACCCTCCCTATAAAAGTCTCTTTATCTAAATAACACCCTCAGAGTTTGGATGTTCTGAATCTTTATATCAGAGTTAACTGGAGAAAAAGGAACAATGAgacaggagagcagctcttgACTGGAGTCCTTCCAGGTTTGTGACCCCAGGGCTTGATGTTCActtataaaaaaatttaaatctgttttacaaaGAGATGATTTAGCCAACGCCAgctctccagctcctcacaACAAAACGGCTTCAAGAGGACAAAACGGTGTAAACAGGTTTAAAATGTGGAAACAGCTGTACTCCTTTTAAAGGGATGGTTCGGATGTTTTGAAGTGGACTTCTGCAGAACGGTTATAAAAGActagtgtcttacctgttgcagatagcccCCTTTAAGGACGTCAAGTTGGAGAAATTGTTTAACTGTGAGCTGACGAGCGAACAGCTGGTCTGAGCAGAACCACCACTAAAGTGCAAAAGAACTGCAgtctcaaaagtttcatagtggttcatgcaaacaattTAACAAAAGTTACGGTACATAATACACCTGAGtaatcaaaatccaaaacatgaaCTTGCTCTcacaacaatcctgaatatTTGTGTGTATTAAGTATGATTGACATGATTGTGGATTGGAGGTGGCCTTGATAAAATAAGATTCAATGTGGAGCCATAGTGTGACGTTTTCTCTCCTAAACATCTGGAGTTACTCACTGTGGACTGTCTCATGGATGGACAgaaagtttgacatttctgttaagTGTCAAGCTGGGGCAGAGACAAGGGTTTAACAAATGAGGTCACCTATGACCTttaaatcaatagggatcatcttTGACTtgtgaggtgtccagctgtgcagtttgacatttctttgttAAAGTGTTATCAGTTTAGAGGGAGAAACTGTCCACAGACGGATGGAGCTATGACATAACATGACCGATCTTAGGACTGGTGTATAAAAACCTTTGTCataattcatttatttggaTGGAATGTGATGGCTAGTTATAAGTGCACATAGCAGCAGCATCTGctgcacttccagcaggaaaattagatttttgctGAATCAGCCGTGCACCACTGACAGGggtgtgaaggtttataaaactaCTATGAAACCTTTGAAGATTACAGCTGTTTTAACGCttcaacaatccactttggtcttggtcttgTTTGGACTTACCATCAGCTTGTTAATCCAATCAGAACTAAGCTCTAAGAGCCATCCACATCAGGAAAGATACTAATGATTTATAACCTTTCCGTAGAAGCCCGCATCGAAAGAGCTTCAACCTGCCGGTGTGTGAATGATGCCTTCTGGACCGAAGCTCTCACACCGGTCAGTCTCATAAAACGATACAAATGACAGATTCTTGCCTTTTTCATCACCACCTTGAGTTAAATTGCTGTTGGAGTTTTCTTTCCCACCCCCCTAAACGTTCAGTATATTTCACATCATTTCCTCCTCGCAGATAACGTAAGCTTCTTCAACAGCCACAAACATTTCAGAACGAAGATAACATGAAAGACAATTTAAGTGAAAAGTCTTTGTACATACAAAGAGAAAATACATGATACATCAAATGTTTCAGTGTCcgtcataaaaaacaaaaaaaactgctcgCTGCTGTAGAAAACAAACTAACTCTTCAACATGACGTAGGTTCAGCTGTGGAACGGGATGAACCGGGTGCGTTTCGGCTCACAGTGGGTTCAGTCCTTCAGCGCCTGGCTCAGATTTCTACGTCGCTCTCTTTGTCGTTGTCATGGTCACCGTCGTAGAACTCATTCGCTGCCTCGGGCCTGAAGATCGGGGGGAGAGAGGAGCTGTGTGAAAGCTGGACGACATGTGGAAAGTACCTGCTGAGCCGCTCCACTGACCGGCTGTAGTTTTCCTCGCCGCCCCGCTCGTCGGGGTCGGGCTCGTCGTTGCGCTCGTAGCTCAGCATGTCTGACGGGACATCGTGGATCTGGACGCTGGGCGCGTGGTTCAACATCTTCAAGTTCTCGAACACAGTCTGACGGATCTGCTCCAAATACTGCCCCCCACAGGCAGCAGAAAGCAACAACTTCAGACTACTTTAACACCGAAGCAACATGGCTGCAGGGGAGGAGAAGCTGCGGTCTCTTCTTAGGATGAAACTACGTCTTTTTACCTGTCTGGAGTTCTGGTTTTCTATCCTGGTGCTGACGTCAGGATGCAGCGTGAAATCTGGGGAAAAGTACTCAAAATACTCTGCAGAGGACACAATCAGGAAGACAAGACAAACaggatgaaaaacaacaaaaaaatcatcctcctcctgcttATTTCAGAGTAAATCTAAAAGTGAAACAGCCACATTCATGAAACGTTTGAGGAAACTGGGTTAGGAGGAAGCTTTCTGAGCCACAGAAGAAGCCTTAAGTCTTTCTGTGAATGCTGAGGACTGACATTTACTGAAGAAGTTGTTAAActgaaaagcagaacactagctaaaagcacgatggattagtggttagcactgttgcctcacagcaagaaggtcctgggttcaaaccctgggttggacctggggtctttctgtgtggagtttgcatgttctcatgTTTGGTGGGTTTCCTCCGtcagtcaaaaaacaaacatgttaggctgccttgaAAAGGAGATCTGAGATCTCAAtgagatttgcctggttaaaataaaggttaataataaataaatagtaaatgaTAAGTCAAAAGAAGCCAAAAATGGCctacaaatattaaaacactagctaaaagcagtaaaatgctagctaaaactagccaaatgctcattaaaaactaaatagaGAAAGTATGAAGCAgatttgaagagatctcaatgtatttctatggagaaaatgaaataaagtgaaaGGTTTTAGTTACAAAACCAGAAGTCagagcacccatctcctgaatgagctgacaTTTTCAAATATGAATGGTGTTCAGAACAAAtccttcagattaaaaaaacatccagaaaaagaaataaagaacaaaaacaataatgtgaatgATAAAGCAATGCACAACAAATCTAAACTGTATGATGAGAAAAACAAGACGACAGAAATGTTCagtatcaaaacaaaaacaacactctGCTGTTTGACTTCACTCACACACTGAGAGAAGTCATGAAGGTAATAATCTGTTATCAGGCTGAACTGCAGCTTTGTGTTGGATTCTGATTACTGTCAGCTTTCAACAGATGGCGCTACAGACACAGAGGAGATTTTCTGTGAGATGAAAGCTTTAACACAGTGGTGCCcactcctggtcctggaggactgtcctgcatgttttagatgtttccctgctcttcagcaggtcttcatgttctgcagcagcctgttaatcactcagtcattcagatcaggtgagtcaaagcagagaaacatctaaaacatgcaggactgaagtcctccaggaccaggactggacaccactgctttaagaGCTGCAGGTACGGGTTAACAGGAGGAGGTCCAGCTCACCGCTGTAGGGCAGCTCATCGCTGATGGATTCATCCAGTAACAGGGACGTCTCGTAGGTCCTACAGATCAGGGAGAACTTCATCAACATGCTGGGCTTCCAGCGCCACGCGTTCGTTCTTTCATCGTGAGCGTCGCACTTACCAGCAGCGAGCCACGTTCCTCACGGTGTATCCTCCTCCTCCAAGAACCAACAGAGGGATCTTAAAACTCTTGACAAACTCCACACACTCGCTGAAAAACacaatgtacacacacacacagacagatgatGCAGTTAGtaacacatactgtatgtcaCTGAGACACACAACAGATACCACTACaaaaaagctgtgtgaaaaGTCCAGcccctgatccagcagcttgtagaacctcctaaTATCCCTCAGGGGGACTTTATCAGCCTCTTGTGGTCTACAGAGGTTCATGGTCgacccaaaccatcagccctccaccaccgtgctgacagttagtacgaggtgtttgtgctgatctgCTGTAAATTACAGATAAACATCTCTGTCTAAAAGACATTCTTCTAGAAGTCTTGTTCATTCAGATGATGAAGTTATGCTGCCATGTACTTTTTAGAGAGGCTTCCTCCTGTAACTCTTCCAAACAAGCCAAACTTCTTCAGCTTTTtcctaattgtcctgtcatgacctttaacctttgcaCTGCTAACTGAGGTCtgcagagtctgagatggagctcctgggttttttgtaatttctctgagcattgcacagtccGACCCTGGGATGAATATGCTTGGACGacgattgacagctgtcttcctctttctctctgtagaatgatggactccaaactaaatgacctttaacctcctTCCAGACTGACAGGCAGCTGCAGTCGCTTCTCTAAGCTCTTTGCTAAAGTCTTTCCTCCTTGACATTGTGTTACCACCCGtgtgctccagagcagcaacctgacaaaactcctgcttttctaGAGGAGCTCACACTGACGGTGATCAATAcgtttgatcagcagctcctggctgaaaCTGAACCTCTGAAGCAGCAAGGGTGGACttttcacacagctttttttattttggcttttgtttaatAAGTGTCATCGTGGactctttggtgtttttgtacacttgaggttttATATAAGGATGCTGGTCTCACCCGTGCCCTCGTATGCTGAGGTTAAAGCAGCCCAGTCTGTCACAGCCCAGAGAATCTGCTCCACactgcaaacagacaaacaaactgtcatttccctctctctcacacacacacatacatacacacaccacTTCATCActcaaaacagcagcagctgctccaaaCAGCACTCAGATACACAGACTGACCTGCAGGACGATGCAGGTCGGCTGGTAGTAATCCACCACCTGCTTTATAACCGGCTGGAACAGCTGCCTGtagcctgaaacacacacacacacacacacacagtgttacAACAGCACTGAGTGTGTTTTTATAACGTCAGAGCTTTGTACTCACTCTGGTCATCGATGCCGTCTCTCAGAGGAACGTTGAGGCAGTAGTAGCGGCCGCTCTCTGCTCCCACCTCGTACATGTCGCCTACAGGAAACACGCGTTTAACCCCTTCCAGCCCCGCATGCACGTATGCGACAACACAGCATCTAAGCATAACGTACCCGTTCCAGGGAAAAAGTAGTTGCCATATTTGTGGAAGGACACGGTCATGACTCTGTCCGTCAGGTAGAAGGCTTCCTGGACGCCGTCGCCATGGTGAATGTCTATGTCGATGTACAGAACTCTAGGATGGtacctgaaacaaacacacagagggttACAGTCGTACACGTGGCTAAAAAACACATCATGTAGTCCCACAGAGGAGGTTCCTCTTACTTGAGAAGCTCCAGTATACTGATGACGATGTCGTTGACGTAACAGAAGCCAGAGGCCTACAGACgcacagagagaaacaggtTTAACGTGCAGGAAACACACAT carries:
- the hdac3 gene encoding histone deacetylase 3, translated to MTNRTSYFYDPDVGNFHYGAGHPMKPHRLSLTHSLVLHYGLYKKMMVFKPYKASQHDMCRFHSEDYIDFLQKVSPNNMQGFTKSLNAFNVGDDCPVFPGLFEFCSRYTGASLQGATQLNHKICDIAINWAGGLHHAKKFEASGFCYVNDIVISILELLKYHPRVLYIDIDIHHGDGVQEAFYLTDRVMTVSFHKYGNYFFPGTGDMYEVGAESGRYYCLNVPLRDGIDDQSYRQLFQPVIKQVVDYYQPTCIVLQCGADSLGCDRLGCFNLSIRGHGECVEFVKSFKIPLLVLGGGGYTVRNVARCWTYETSLLLDESISDELPYSEYFEYFSPDFTLHPDVSTRIENQNSRQYLEQIRQTVFENLKMLNHAPSVQIHDVPSDMLSYERNDEPDPDERGGEENYSRPEAANEFYDGDHDNDKESDVEI